From the Rhodococcus sp. NBC_00297 genome, one window contains:
- a CDS encoding ABC transporter ATP-binding protein codes for MAAISYKQASCIYDGADKLAVDSLDLDIQDGEFVVLVGPSGSGKSTALRMLAGLEEIDGGAIEIGGKNMVGVPSKDRDIAMVFQNYALYPNKTVGENMGFALKMRGVSLEKRQARVAEAARLLDLTEYLDRKPGKLSGGQRQRVAMGRAIVREPQVFCMDEPLSNLDAKLRVQTRTQIAALQRRLGTTTVYVTHDQVEAMTMGDRVAILKDGKLQQFAAPTELYDHPVNAFVAGFIGSPAMNLFTVPVVSGGLKVGERTVPLERDQLTAIAAAGLDEVTLGLRPEQLAIGSADDDGLLVTVDLVEELGNESYLYASFDDTRIRASDGTPATIVARSPRRAPARIGEKVTLTKQEGTAYLFHPTSGERIGA; via the coding sequence ATGGCTGCAATCTCGTACAAGCAAGCGTCCTGCATCTACGACGGCGCCGACAAGCTGGCGGTGGACTCGCTCGACCTCGACATCCAGGACGGCGAGTTCGTCGTCCTGGTCGGCCCGTCGGGCTCCGGGAAATCCACCGCGCTGCGGATGCTCGCCGGTCTCGAGGAGATCGACGGCGGTGCCATCGAGATCGGCGGGAAGAACATGGTCGGTGTGCCGTCCAAGGACCGCGACATCGCGATGGTGTTCCAGAACTACGCGCTCTACCCCAACAAGACCGTCGGCGAGAACATGGGCTTCGCGCTCAAGATGCGCGGGGTCAGCCTCGAGAAGCGTCAGGCCCGCGTCGCCGAGGCGGCCCGACTCCTCGACCTCACCGAGTACCTGGATCGCAAGCCCGGCAAGCTCTCCGGCGGTCAGCGGCAGCGCGTCGCCATGGGCCGCGCGATCGTCCGTGAGCCCCAGGTGTTCTGCATGGACGAGCCGCTGTCGAACCTCGACGCCAAACTGCGGGTACAGACACGCACGCAGATCGCCGCGCTGCAGCGTCGGCTGGGGACGACCACCGTGTACGTCACCCACGACCAGGTCGAGGCCATGACGATGGGCGACCGCGTCGCGATCCTCAAGGACGGCAAGCTGCAGCAGTTCGCCGCGCCGACCGAGCTCTACGACCACCCGGTCAACGCCTTCGTGGCCGGATTCATCGGCTCGCCGGCGATGAACCTGTTCACGGTGCCCGTCGTGTCCGGCGGCCTGAAGGTCGGTGAGCGCACCGTCCCCCTCGAGCGCGACCAGCTCACCGCCATCGCCGCCGCGGGACTCGACGAGGTGACCCTCGGCCTGCGTCCAGAACAGCTCGCGATCGGCTCCGCGGACGACGACGGACTGCTGGTCACCGTCGACCTCGTGGAGGAACTGGGCAACGAGAGCTACCTCTACGCCAGCTTCGACGACACCCGGATCCGCGCCTCGGACGGCACACCGGCCACGATCGTGGCACGCTCTCCCAGGAGGGCACCCGCGCGGATCGGCGAGAAAGTCACGCTGACCAAGCAGGAGGGCACCGCGTACCTGTTCCACCCGACCTCGGGGGAGCGGATCGGGGCCTGA
- a CDS encoding low temperature requirement protein A produces MATTPDGDTDAGADQRTPLVQPPKLRTEADRGATRLELFFDLAYVLVVHQLALALKDDLRWQGIAEFAGIFAVTWWSWVTTTLYANRFDTNDVLYRLLKLAATFAVAVMAASAATAVGGDGTVAFGAGYIATRVILAGLYLRARRHIPDVRVTIDLYLAATGVSIVIWTVSLLTPSPITYLLWAVGIMVEAAAPFAATHWGPDVPLHLEHLPERFGLFVILVLGESISAVVLGMHDTHWMFSSVAVAALGFTIAAAVWWMYFDIGGAEAKTEIQDDERVVGSGRADGYVYGHLPLTLGVALLGVGIQQYVLHPVGELTDAGRWALSGGVALFVVGICAVLGWSSGDWKTVFPWPALAIPVVVVLGLVDTRLPIASAIVLAVGAITAVVTGVIRRRRSPVDTTET; encoded by the coding sequence GTGGCAACGACACCGGACGGCGACACCGATGCGGGAGCCGACCAGCGCACTCCGCTGGTGCAACCGCCGAAGCTGCGGACCGAGGCCGATCGCGGCGCGACCCGGTTGGAGCTGTTCTTCGACCTCGCCTACGTGCTGGTCGTGCACCAACTCGCACTCGCACTGAAGGACGACCTTCGCTGGCAGGGCATCGCCGAGTTCGCGGGAATCTTCGCCGTCACGTGGTGGTCCTGGGTGACCACCACGTTGTACGCCAACAGGTTCGACACGAACGACGTCCTGTACCGATTGCTGAAACTCGCCGCCACCTTCGCCGTGGCGGTGATGGCCGCCAGTGCCGCGACGGCGGTGGGCGGCGACGGGACCGTCGCCTTCGGAGCCGGGTACATCGCGACGCGGGTGATTCTCGCCGGTCTGTATCTTCGCGCACGGCGGCATATCCCCGACGTCCGCGTCACGATCGATCTGTACCTCGCGGCCACCGGCGTCAGTATCGTGATCTGGACGGTCTCGCTGCTCACCCCGTCACCGATCACCTACCTGCTGTGGGCGGTGGGAATCATGGTGGAGGCCGCGGCGCCGTTCGCCGCGACCCACTGGGGACCGGATGTTCCGCTGCACCTCGAGCATCTGCCGGAGAGGTTCGGGCTCTTCGTCATTCTCGTTCTCGGTGAGTCGATCTCGGCTGTGGTGCTCGGGATGCACGACACCCACTGGATGTTCTCGTCCGTCGCCGTCGCGGCACTCGGATTCACGATCGCTGCAGCCGTGTGGTGGATGTACTTCGACATCGGCGGCGCGGAGGCCAAGACGGAGATCCAGGACGACGAGCGGGTGGTGGGCAGTGGGCGTGCCGACGGGTACGTCTACGGGCACCTCCCTCTCACCCTGGGTGTCGCTCTCCTCGGCGTCGGGATCCAGCAGTACGTCCTGCATCCCGTCGGCGAACTGACCGATGCCGGGCGCTGGGCCCTGTCCGGTGGGGTGGCGCTGTTCGTCGTCGGGATCTGCGCCGTTCTCGGCTGGAGTTCCGGCGACTGGAAAACGGTGTTCCCGTGGCCGGCGCTGGCCATTCCCGTCGTCGTCGTGCTGGGTCTCGTCGACACCAGGCTCCCGATCGCCTCGGCCATCGTCCTCGCTGTCGGCGCGATCACGGCCGTCGTCACCGGGGTGATCCGTCGGCGCCGCAGTCCGGTCGACACGACCGAGACCTGA
- a CDS encoding alpha/beta fold hydrolase, with product MTELHSRWTAHSTGAALAVFEYGDPESDTTVLLVHGYPDDHTMFHPMIDAIGDRARVIAYDTRGGGRTVVEHPERSESFAIERLADDTYAVVESIPDLRGAVHAFAHDWGSVQMWEPMRDPRAAEVFGSFTSVSGPSIDHLRETSRRRGLRPTQWPSVLGQLARSWYIWGFHVPVLGKYVPTLFVQAGPADPAPAADPLNMQRGVELYRANIIRRMLSGPPPRCDVPTLVVVPLKDRFLSPDLVQDVDRWVPDLTVLEVDAKHWWPWSHPGDAADVLLDHAGRDR from the coding sequence ATGACCGAGCTGCACAGCAGGTGGACCGCTCACTCGACGGGTGCCGCACTGGCCGTGTTCGAGTACGGCGATCCGGAGTCGGACACGACGGTGCTGCTCGTGCACGGGTATCCGGACGACCACACCATGTTTCACCCGATGATCGACGCCATCGGTGATCGCGCCCGCGTCATCGCCTACGACACGCGCGGTGGTGGCCGCACCGTCGTCGAGCACCCGGAACGATCCGAGTCGTTCGCCATCGAACGCCTGGCCGACGACACCTATGCGGTGGTCGAGTCGATCCCCGATCTCCGCGGAGCGGTCCACGCCTTCGCCCACGACTGGGGTTCGGTGCAGATGTGGGAGCCGATGCGCGATCCCCGCGCCGCCGAGGTGTTCGGATCGTTCACCTCCGTCTCCGGTCCCAGCATCGACCACCTCCGCGAGACGTCGCGTCGGCGCGGACTGCGGCCCACCCAGTGGCCGTCGGTGCTCGGTCAGCTCGCCCGGTCGTGGTACATCTGGGGCTTCCACGTGCCGGTCCTGGGAAAGTACGTTCCGACTCTGTTCGTCCAGGCCGGTCCCGCGGACCCCGCTCCCGCCGCGGATCCGCTGAACATGCAGCGCGGTGTCGAGCTCTACCGCGCCAACATCATTCGGCGCATGCTGTCCGGGCCACCACCGCGGTGCGACGTACCCACACTCGTCGTGGTTCCGCTGAAGGATCGCTTCCTCTCCCCCGATCTGGTCCAGGACGTCGACCGCTGGGTCCCCGACCTGACCGTCCTGGAGGTCGACGCGAAGCACTGGTGGCCCTGGAGTCACCCGGGAGACGCGGCGGACGTGCTGCTCGACCACGCCGGCCGGGACCGATAG
- a CDS encoding TetR/AcrR family transcriptional regulator → MRRTQEERRTDTIARLLDATIASLCEKGYAATTVNEVVTRAGVSSGALFRHFATRLDLVVAAADEVRRRQFEEFRAGLSGFGSASVERCLTLLRAACRAPINGAWYELLIAARSDDALRERLVPFTVRYHQEIGDLGRSLPIAGTIPAAELDTVLFTVVHLLDGEALSAVVHPQPEQDEVRLHLVARLLRGESLYRRSEAG, encoded by the coding sequence GTGAGACGAACGCAGGAAGAGCGCCGCACCGACACCATCGCGCGACTCCTCGACGCGACCATCGCGTCGCTGTGCGAGAAGGGTTACGCCGCCACGACGGTCAACGAGGTGGTGACCCGCGCGGGAGTGTCGTCGGGTGCGCTCTTCCGGCACTTCGCCACCCGTCTCGATCTCGTCGTGGCCGCGGCGGACGAGGTCCGGAGGCGCCAGTTCGAGGAGTTCCGCGCCGGGCTGTCCGGCTTCGGCTCGGCGTCCGTCGAGCGCTGCCTGACGTTGCTGCGCGCCGCGTGCCGGGCGCCGATCAACGGTGCCTGGTACGAGCTGCTCATCGCCGCCCGGAGTGACGATGCACTGCGGGAGCGTCTCGTTCCGTTCACCGTGCGCTACCACCAGGAGATCGGGGACCTCGGACGCTCGCTGCCGATCGCGGGCACGATTCCCGCGGCGGAACTCGATACGGTGCTCTTCACGGTGGTACACCTCCTCGACGGGGAAGCCCTCTCCGCCGTGGTGCATCCGCAGCCCGAGCAGGACGAGGTGCGGCTGCACCTCGTCGCGCGACTGCTCCGAGGAGAGTCGCTGTACAGAAGGAGCGAGGCAGGATGA
- a CDS encoding N-acyl-D-amino-acid deacylase family protein, translating to MNESHFDVVISGGTVFDGDGGPGVRRDVGIVDGVVRAVSSDALDVGPDTEVIDATGQWVMPGFVDVHTHYDAEVLVGPGLSESVRHGVTTVLLGNCSLSTLYSTPVDIADLFSRVEALPRDHVLKAVDTHKTWSGPEEYIAALERLPLGPNIAALVGHSDLRAHVMGLDRSTDRSQRPTREETAQMADALEKALDAGMLGMSTMTNPWDKLDGDRYRSRSLPSSYASWSEFRRLHKILRRRGRLLQSIPNLNTKYDMVFFLGAATGIGRRALKVSLLAAADAKASPWIHHIFGPLAAAVNGPGKGQFRWQHLPTTFDVYSDGIDLVVFEEFGSGRAALHLREELGRNELLKDEAYRRWFRADFEKKFSSRVWHRDFGDVIITECPDSSVIGKNIAELAREQGIHVVDAFLDLVVEHGRKLRWHTTIANHRQKQMDKLITKPGVTVGFSDAGAHLRNMAFYNFGIRLLRRVNDARESFLTVGQAAHKLSGELADFYGVDAGHLRLGDRADIVVVNPAGLTDEVDAYNEETMPEFGGLSRMVNRNDTAVTATLVGGRVAYREGRFASWFGVSERAGRFLRAGVRTPAATTVSV from the coding sequence ATGAACGAGTCGCACTTCGATGTGGTGATCAGCGGCGGGACCGTCTTCGACGGAGATGGTGGGCCGGGAGTTCGCCGCGATGTCGGCATCGTCGACGGCGTGGTCCGTGCCGTGTCCTCGGACGCGCTCGACGTCGGACCGGACACCGAGGTCATCGACGCCACCGGCCAGTGGGTCATGCCGGGATTCGTCGACGTGCACACTCATTACGACGCGGAGGTCCTGGTGGGGCCGGGCCTGAGCGAGTCGGTGCGCCACGGCGTGACGACGGTGCTGCTCGGCAACTGTTCGCTCTCCACCCTGTACTCCACTCCCGTCGACATCGCCGACCTGTTCAGCCGCGTCGAGGCCCTCCCCCGCGATCACGTGCTCAAGGCCGTCGACACGCACAAGACCTGGTCGGGCCCGGAGGAGTACATCGCCGCGCTCGAGCGCCTCCCGCTCGGACCGAACATCGCTGCGCTGGTGGGGCACTCGGACCTGCGCGCCCACGTCATGGGACTCGACCGGTCGACCGACCGCTCCCAGCGACCGACGCGCGAGGAGACGGCGCAGATGGCGGACGCTCTCGAGAAGGCACTCGACGCGGGCATGCTCGGCATGTCCACGATGACCAATCCCTGGGACAAGCTGGACGGGGATCGATACCGCTCGCGCTCGCTGCCGTCGTCCTACGCGTCGTGGTCGGAGTTCCGCCGCCTGCACAAGATCCTGCGTCGCCGCGGCCGTCTGCTGCAGAGCATTCCGAACCTGAACACCAAGTACGACATGGTGTTCTTCCTCGGCGCCGCGACGGGCATCGGCCGACGCGCACTGAAGGTCTCGCTGCTGGCCGCCGCCGACGCCAAGGCCTCGCCGTGGATCCACCACATCTTCGGTCCGCTGGCCGCTGCGGTGAACGGACCGGGCAAGGGTCAGTTCCGCTGGCAGCACCTGCCCACGACGTTCGACGTCTACTCCGACGGAATCGACCTGGTCGTCTTCGAGGAATTCGGTTCCGGCAGAGCAGCTCTGCACCTTCGTGAGGAGCTCGGCCGCAACGAACTGCTGAAGGACGAGGCGTATCGACGCTGGTTCCGCGCCGACTTCGAGAAGAAGTTCTCCTCCCGTGTGTGGCACCGAGACTTCGGCGACGTCATCATCACCGAATGCCCCGACTCGTCCGTCATCGGCAAGAACATCGCAGAGTTGGCACGGGAGCAGGGGATCCACGTCGTCGACGCCTTCCTCGACCTGGTGGTCGAGCACGGCCGGAAACTACGCTGGCACACCACCATCGCCAATCATCGCCAGAAGCAGATGGACAAGCTGATCACGAAGCCCGGTGTGACGGTGGGGTTCTCCGATGCCGGGGCGCATCTGCGCAACATGGCGTTCTACAACTTCGGCATCCGCCTGCTCCGGCGCGTGAACGACGCCCGCGAGTCGTTCCTGACGGTCGGCCAGGCGGCTCACAAGCTCAGCGGCGAGCTCGCCGACTTCTACGGCGTCGACGCCGGCCACCTGCGTCTCGGCGATCGCGCCGACATCGTCGTGGTGAATCCCGCCGGCCTGACGGACGAGGTCGACGCGTACAACGAGGAGACGATGCCGGAATTCGGGGGTCTCAGCCGCATGGTCAACCGTAACGACACCGCGGTCACCGCGACGCTCGTCGGCGGACGAGTCGCGTATCGCGAGGGCCGATTCGCCTCCTGGTTCGGGGTGTCCGAGCGGGCGGGCCGATTCCTGCGAGCGGGCGTGAGGACACCTGCGGCCACTACCGTGTCCGTGTGA
- the secA2 gene encoding accessory Sec system translocase SecA2, with the protein MASRFWSLLGRSVAKGHARSRGAVDAARALEDRYRDLDADGLRAAADGLRGAGSFDVPAFLALAREASDRALSLRPFDTQLYGAVRLLEGDVIEMATGEGKTLSGAVAAAAYVLQGRDVHVVSVNDFLARRDAEWMGPLYDALGVTVGWITAESTADERRAAYGCDVTYASVNEVGFDVLRDHLVDDVELLVSPTADVAVVDEADSVLVDEALVPLVLAGSIDQDVSADDVLDAVRSLDADTDWEVDAERRNVFLTDAGAEKLEDALGGIDLYSEEHVGTTLVRVNLTLHAEVLVRRDVDYIVRDGRVQLVNAARGRVAELQRWPDGLQAAVEAKEGLARTETGQVLDTITVQALMGRYRRVCGMTGTALAAGEQLRAFYGLGVSVVEPNEPLVRVDEVDRVYATAPEKNAAVVAAVLEAHATGQPVLVGTHDVEESESLAARLEDAGVPVVALNAKNDAEEAEIIARAGLRDAVTVSTQIAGRGTDIRLGDGVTDLGGLLVIGTARYVTERLDNQLRGRAGRQGDPGRSVFFASWDDSLVTRYLEKSDRPGHPDDTGFLESEVAAKRIDHAQRVAEGAMLDTHASTWRYNQLTAQHRDILDTRRAALLGTDEAWDLLATRNPERAAELEAVDSDARVRAARRIVLHHLDRAWSDYLAHLGDVRESIHLRALGRQNPLDEYHRIAIEAFAEVQSRALEESDRTFLTSTITDDGVDLESAGLVRPSSTWTYVRESHRPLAF; encoded by the coding sequence ATGGCGTCACGGTTCTGGTCCCTGCTCGGTCGTTCGGTCGCGAAGGGGCATGCGCGGTCGCGAGGTGCCGTGGATGCCGCCCGAGCGCTCGAGGACCGCTACCGCGACCTCGACGCGGACGGTCTGCGTGCCGCGGCCGACGGTCTGCGCGGAGCCGGTTCCTTCGACGTGCCCGCGTTCCTCGCGCTCGCGCGCGAGGCGTCCGATCGTGCGTTGTCCCTGCGCCCCTTCGACACTCAGCTCTACGGAGCCGTACGGCTACTGGAGGGCGACGTGATCGAGATGGCGACGGGCGAAGGGAAGACGCTCTCCGGCGCCGTCGCGGCCGCCGCCTACGTGCTGCAGGGCCGGGACGTGCACGTGGTGTCGGTCAACGACTTCCTCGCGCGACGCGACGCCGAGTGGATGGGCCCGTTGTACGACGCGCTCGGAGTCACGGTCGGGTGGATCACGGCGGAGTCGACGGCGGACGAGCGGCGCGCTGCCTACGGGTGCGATGTCACTTACGCCTCGGTCAACGAGGTGGGCTTCGACGTGCTGCGCGATCATCTGGTGGACGATGTCGAATTGCTCGTCTCCCCGACCGCGGACGTCGCCGTCGTCGACGAGGCCGACTCGGTGCTCGTCGACGAAGCTCTGGTGCCCTTGGTTCTCGCCGGTTCGATCGATCAGGACGTGTCGGCCGACGACGTGCTCGACGCCGTCCGATCCCTCGACGCGGACACCGACTGGGAGGTCGACGCCGAGCGTCGCAACGTGTTCCTGACCGATGCCGGGGCCGAGAAGCTCGAGGACGCACTGGGCGGGATCGATCTGTACAGCGAGGAGCACGTCGGCACCACGTTGGTGCGCGTCAATCTCACCCTGCACGCAGAGGTGTTGGTACGCAGGGATGTCGACTACATCGTGCGGGACGGTCGGGTACAGCTGGTCAACGCCGCCCGCGGCCGTGTCGCGGAGCTGCAGCGTTGGCCGGACGGTCTCCAGGCCGCGGTCGAAGCGAAGGAAGGCCTGGCGCGCACGGAGACTGGGCAGGTCCTCGACACCATCACCGTGCAGGCCCTGATGGGTCGGTACCGCCGCGTGTGCGGAATGACCGGAACGGCTCTCGCAGCAGGAGAACAGCTTCGGGCGTTCTACGGCCTCGGGGTGTCGGTGGTCGAGCCGAACGAGCCGCTCGTCCGCGTCGACGAGGTCGACCGCGTGTACGCCACCGCTCCCGAGAAGAACGCGGCCGTCGTCGCTGCAGTGCTGGAAGCCCACGCCACGGGGCAGCCCGTGCTCGTGGGGACGCACGACGTCGAGGAGTCCGAATCGCTGGCCGCCCGGCTCGAGGACGCCGGAGTGCCGGTGGTCGCCCTCAACGCGAAGAACGACGCGGAGGAGGCCGAGATCATCGCGCGCGCCGGACTGCGCGATGCGGTGACCGTCTCGACGCAGATCGCCGGCCGCGGCACCGACATCAGGCTCGGCGACGGCGTGACCGACCTCGGCGGCCTTCTCGTGATCGGCACCGCGCGGTACGTCACCGAGCGCCTCGACAACCAGCTACGGGGACGCGCCGGGCGACAGGGTGATCCGGGCCGCTCCGTGTTCTTCGCCAGCTGGGACGACTCGCTCGTGACGCGCTACCTGGAGAAGAGCGATCGCCCCGGCCACCCCGACGACACGGGCTTCCTCGAGTCGGAGGTCGCGGCCAAGCGCATCGACCACGCGCAGCGCGTCGCGGAGGGCGCGATGCTCGACACCCACGCGTCCACGTGGCGGTACAACCAGCTGACTGCCCAGCACCGCGACATTCTCGACACGCGTCGGGCCGCGCTGCTCGGCACCGACGAAGCGTGGGACCTGCTGGCCACCCGTAATCCCGAGCGTGCCGCGGAACTGGAGGCCGTCGACTCCGACGCCCGCGTACGCGCCGCCCGGCGCATCGTTCTCCACCATCTCGACCGCGCGTGGTCCGACTACCTGGCGCACCTCGGCGATGTCCGCGAGAGCATTCATCTCCGGGCACTCGGCCGACAGAACCCGCTCGACGAGTACCACCGCATCGCGATCGAGGCGTTCGCCGAGGTGCAGTCCCGTGCCCTCGAGGAGTCCGACCGCACCTTCCTGACCTCGACGATCACCGACGACGGCGTGGACCTCGAGTCGGCGGGGCTGGTGCGTCCGTCTTCGACCTGGACCTATGTTCGCGAGTCGCACCGTCCACTCGCGTTCTGA
- a CDS encoding bleomycin resistance protein — MSDSNADNVVNIYTLELGPFSSLSDLHSELSNHEATFAIALWESNFEAVQSVSHSIVHLDDGLHVSVVTATVELLEYGGSGRERSASVRQTPASPSGSPPLRRTGAALRAELFVRDVSKSLAFYRLLGFETGDVDVDEPYAFVRRDGVRFGLCRTTSDVDASSRSVPTGTELVIEVDDIDAEWAAAVSVGVTIAEPIRDRPWGLRDFRVTDTDGYYLRFTSKGH; from the coding sequence ATGAGCGATTCGAACGCGGATAACGTGGTGAACATCTACACCCTCGAACTCGGGCCGTTCTCGTCGCTGTCCGACCTGCATTCCGAGTTGAGCAATCACGAGGCAACCTTCGCCATCGCATTGTGGGAGAGCAACTTCGAGGCGGTGCAATCAGTGTCGCATTCGATCGTCCACTTGGACGACGGCCTACATGTATCGGTGGTCACCGCCACCGTCGAACTCCTCGAGTACGGTGGTTCGGGTCGCGAACGATCGGCCAGTGTGAGGCAAACGCCCGCGTCTCCTTCCGGGAGCCCCCCGTTGCGCCGAACCGGGGCGGCCTTACGGGCCGAATTGTTCGTACGGGACGTATCGAAGTCCCTGGCGTTCTATAGATTACTGGGTTTCGAGACCGGTGACGTTGATGTCGATGAGCCATACGCCTTCGTACGACGCGATGGAGTTCGCTTCGGCTTATGTCGAACAACCAGCGACGTGGATGCGTCTTCGAGGTCTGTGCCCACCGGAACCGAGCTGGTCATCGAAGTAGACGATATCGACGCGGAGTGGGCTGCTGCAGTGTCAGTGGGTGTGACGATCGCCGAGCCGATCCGAGATCGACCCTGGGGGTTGAGAGATTTCAGGGTCACCGATACAGATGGTTACTATCTGCGCTTCACTTCGAAAGGGCACTGA
- a CDS encoding SDR family oxidoreductase, with protein MFDVGRDPSPLRGRTVVVTGVSRRAGIGHAVACRAAAYGANVLCHHFSQHDEQQPWGADDIGAVMDSVRGHLTDGARVVDLEADLADPGAPEQLIATAHSAFGGIDALVCNQALSGFDGALGELTADDLDRHRAVNTRTSILLAQALLAQHRAGQLASVVFMTSGQNLGPMPGEVAYAAAKAGLVGVTATLADQVGGRGIRINAVNPGPVDTGYLTESAVSELEHRFAGGRVGSPDDAARLVTWLCTDEAAWITGQVINSEGGFRR; from the coding sequence GTGTTCGATGTTGGGCGCGACCCGTCGCCGCTTCGCGGTCGAACGGTGGTGGTCACCGGGGTGAGTCGCCGTGCCGGTATCGGTCACGCCGTCGCGTGCCGAGCGGCAGCGTACGGAGCGAACGTCCTTTGCCACCACTTCTCGCAGCACGACGAGCAACAGCCGTGGGGTGCGGACGACATCGGTGCGGTGATGGACAGCGTGCGCGGTCATCTGACCGACGGGGCCCGAGTGGTCGATCTCGAGGCGGACCTCGCTGATCCAGGGGCGCCGGAGCAGCTGATCGCGACAGCTCACTCGGCATTCGGTGGTATCGACGCCCTGGTGTGCAACCAAGCATTGTCGGGATTCGACGGTGCGCTCGGCGAACTGACAGCCGACGACCTGGACCGGCATCGGGCGGTGAACACACGAACGTCGATCCTCCTGGCCCAGGCACTTCTGGCGCAACATCGAGCGGGACAGCTCGCATCGGTCGTGTTCATGACGTCGGGGCAGAATCTCGGACCCATGCCCGGCGAGGTGGCCTACGCGGCCGCGAAGGCCGGTCTGGTCGGCGTCACTGCCACTTTGGCCGATCAGGTGGGGGGCCGGGGAATCCGCATCAACGCGGTCAACCCGGGCCCCGTTGATACCGGGTATCTCACCGAGTCTGCGGTGTCGGAACTCGAGCACCGCTTCGCCGGAGGGCGCGTGGGAAGCCCCGACGATGCGGCCCGCCTCGTCACGTGGTTGTGCACGGACGAAGCAGCCTGGATCACGGGCCAAGTCATCAATTCCGAAGGGGGCTTCCGGCGATGA
- a CDS encoding Lrp/AsnC family transcriptional regulator, which translates to MPRNPHPEVDEIDRRLLDELQSDGRASVAHLARVVNLSSSATADRVRRLTDIGVITGYSVTVDTGALGYTVSAFVRLAYPSGNYGPFDALVASTPEIIEAHHVTGDDCFIIKVLARSMRDLERVTGRLATLGSITTNVVYSSPLPSRRITPA; encoded by the coding sequence GTGCCGCGTAATCCACACCCCGAAGTCGACGAGATCGACCGGCGACTGCTGGACGAGCTGCAGAGTGACGGGCGCGCGAGCGTTGCACATCTGGCCCGAGTGGTAAACCTGTCGTCGAGTGCGACGGCCGACCGTGTCCGTCGCCTGACCGACATCGGCGTCATCACCGGCTACTCCGTCACTGTCGACACCGGGGCTCTCGGCTACACGGTCTCGGCGTTCGTCCGCCTGGCGTACCCGTCGGGTAATTACGGTCCGTTCGACGCACTGGTGGCGTCCACCCCGGAGATCATCGAGGCGCATCACGTCACGGGTGACGACTGCTTCATCATCAAGGTCCTCGCCCGCTCGATGCGGGATCTCGAACGCGTCACCGGCCGGCTCGCCACCCTCGGCTCCATCACCACTAACGTCGTGTACTCGAGCCCACTCCCCAGTCGGCGCATCACTCCTGCGTGA
- a CDS encoding rhodanese-like domain-containing protein, translating into MQQTPSAADFFAAKLRFETDPADLAAERSRGAGPLLIDVRSDASWSAGRIPGAVHIVGADLGTRIAEVEPDRDADIVVYCWGPGCNGSTRAALTLSRLGYSRVRELIGGFEYWAREGFAVVSDTGRTRRAPDPLTAPTT; encoded by the coding sequence ATGCAACAGACACCGTCCGCCGCCGACTTCTTCGCCGCGAAACTGAGGTTCGAGACAGATCCCGCCGATCTCGCCGCCGAGCGATCCCGCGGTGCGGGGCCGCTGCTCATCGACGTTCGTTCGGACGCGTCCTGGAGTGCGGGACGCATTCCCGGAGCGGTGCACATCGTCGGGGCCGATCTGGGCACGCGCATCGCCGAGGTGGAGCCGGATCGCGACGCCGACATCGTCGTCTACTGCTGGGGACCGGGATGCAACGGCAGCACCCGAGCGGCCCTGACGCTCAGTCGCCTCGGCTACTCCCGCGTGCGGGAGCTGATCGGGGGATTCGAGTACTGGGCACGGGAAGGTTTCGCCGTCGTGTCCGACACCGGCCGTACACGGCGAGCACCCGATCCGCTCACCGCTCCGACGACGTGA